One part of the Nostoc sp. PCC 7120 = FACHB-418 genome encodes these proteins:
- the nifH gene encoding nitrogenase iron protein: MTDENIRQIAFYGKGGIGKSTTSQNTLAAMAEMGQRIMIVGCDPKADSTRLMLHSKAQTTVLHLAAERGAVEDLELHEVMLTGFRGVKCVESGGPEPGVGCAGRGIITAINFLEENGAYQDLDFVSYDVLGDVVCGGFAMPIREGKAQEIYIVTSGEMMAMYAANNIARGILKYAHSGGVRLGGLICNSRKVDREDELIMNLAERLNTQMIHFVPRDNIVQHAELRRMTVNEYAPDSNQGQEYRALAKKIINNDKLTIPTPMEMDELEALLIEYGLLDDDTKHSEIIGKPAEATK; encoded by the coding sequence ATGACTGACGAAAACATTAGACAGATAGCTTTCTACGGTAAAGGCGGTATCGGTAAATCTACCACCTCCCAAAACACCCTTGCAGCTATGGCAGAAATGGGTCAACGCATCATGATTGTAGGTTGCGACCCTAAAGCTGACTCCACCCGTCTGATGCTTCACTCCAAAGCTCAAACCACCGTACTACACTTAGCTGCTGAACGCGGTGCAGTAGAAGACTTAGAACTCCACGAAGTAATGTTGACCGGTTTCCGTGGCGTTAAGTGCGTAGAATCTGGTGGTCCAGAACCCGGTGTAGGTTGCGCCGGTCGTGGTATCATCACCGCCATTAACTTCTTAGAAGAAAACGGCGCTTACCAAGACCTAGACTTCGTATCCTACGACGTATTGGGTGACGTTGTATGTGGTGGTTTCGCTATGCCTATCCGTGAAGGTAAAGCACAAGAAATCTACATCGTTACCTCTGGTGAAATGATGGCGATGTATGCTGCTAACAACATCGCTCGCGGTATTTTGAAATATGCTCACTCCGGTGGTGTACGTTTAGGTGGTTTGATCTGTAACAGCCGTAAGGTTGACCGTGAAGACGAGTTAATCATGAACTTGGCTGAACGTTTGAACACCCAAATGATTCACTTCGTACCTCGTGACAACATCGTTCAACACGCAGAATTGCGCCGTATGACCGTTAACGAGTACGCACCAGACAGCAACCAAGGTCAAGAGTACCGCGCATTAGCTAAGAAGATCATCAACAACGACAAGCTCACCATTCCTACACCAATGGAAATGGATGAACTAGAAGCTCTGTTGATCGAATACGGTCTATTAGACGACGACACCAAGCACTCTGAAATCATCGGTAAGCCCGCAGAAGCTACCAAATAG
- the nifU gene encoding Fe-S cluster assembly protein NifU — MWDYTDKVLELFYDPKNQGVIEENGEPGVKVATGEVGSIACGDALRLHIKVEVESDKIVDSRFQTFGCTSAIASSSALTEMIKGLTLDEALKVSNKDIADYLGGLPEAKMHCSVMGQEALEAAIYNYRGIPLAAHDEDDEGALVCTCFGVSENKVRRIVIENDLTDAEQVTNYIKAGGGCGSCLAKIDDIIKDVKENKAATNLNNKGGSKPTNIPNSGQKRPLTNVQKIALIQKVLDEEVRPVLIADGGDVELYDVDGDIVKVVLQGACGSCSSSTATLKIAIESRLRDRINPSLVVEAV, encoded by the coding sequence ATGTGGGACTACACAGATAAAGTATTAGAACTGTTTTACGATCCCAAGAATCAGGGAGTCATCGAAGAAAACGGCGAACCTGGCGTGAAGGTTGCTACAGGAGAAGTAGGGAGTATTGCTTGCGGTGATGCGCTGAGACTGCACATCAAGGTAGAAGTAGAATCCGATAAGATTGTTGACTCTCGCTTCCAAACTTTTGGCTGCACCAGTGCGATCGCTTCCTCTAGCGCTTTGACAGAAATGATTAAGGGTTTGACTTTAGATGAAGCCCTGAAAGTTTCTAATAAAGACATTGCTGATTACCTCGGTGGCTTGCCAGAAGCCAAAATGCACTGCTCTGTTATGGGGCAGGAAGCTTTGGAAGCTGCTATCTATAATTATCGCGGTATTCCTCTCGCCGCCCATGATGAAGATGACGAAGGTGCATTAGTTTGTACTTGCTTCGGTGTGAGTGAAAATAAGGTACGTCGCATAGTTATCGAAAATGACCTTACTGATGCGGAACAGGTCACAAATTACATTAAAGCTGGCGGCGGTTGCGGTTCCTGTTTAGCTAAAATTGATGATATCATTAAAGATGTAAAGGAAAACAAAGCCGCAACAAACCTCAACAATAAAGGCGGAAGTAAACCTACAAATATTCCTAATTCTGGGCAGAAACGACCGTTAACCAACGTGCAGAAGATAGCCCTCATCCAAAAAGTATTAGACGAAGAAGTAAGACCCGTATTGATTGCCGACGGCGGAGATGTAGAACTCTACGATGTAGACGGCGATATTGTCAAAGTAGTACTGCAAGGGGCGTGTGGCTCTTGTTCTAGTAGTACAGCCACCTTAAAGATAGCGATTGAATCCAGATTACGCGATCGCATCAACCCCAGCCTAGTAGTAGAAGCAGTTTAG
- the nifS gene encoding cysteine desulfurase NifS has product MSVIYLDNNATTKVDPDVVEAIMPYLTDYYGNPSSMHTFGGQLGKAVRTAREQVAALLGADESEIVFTSCGTEGDNAAIRAALLAQPEKRHIITTQVEHPAVLNVCKQLETQGYTVTYLSVNSHGQLDLDELEASLTGNTALVTIMYANNETGTVFPIEEIGKRVKERGAIFHVDAVQAVGKIPLNMKTSTIDMLTISGHKIHAPKGIGALYVRRGVRFRPLLIGGHQERGRRAGTENVPGIVGLGKAAELELIHIETAIKKETRLRDRLEQTLLAKIPDCEVNGDITQRLPNTTNIGFKYIEGEAILLSLNKYGICASSGSACTSGSLEPSHVLRAMGLPYTTLHGSIRFSLCRYTTEAQIDRVIEVMPEIVERLRALSPFKNDEAGWLQAQEQTLAHR; this is encoded by the coding sequence ATGAGTGTTATTTATCTCGATAATAATGCTACCACTAAGGTAGATCCAGACGTTGTAGAGGCAATCATGCCCTACCTGACCGATTATTACGGCAATCCTTCTAGTATGCACACCTTTGGTGGACAACTAGGAAAGGCAGTCAGAACAGCGAGAGAACAAGTTGCTGCCCTGTTGGGTGCGGATGAATCAGAAATTGTTTTTACCAGTTGTGGAACCGAGGGTGATAATGCGGCTATTCGCGCCGCATTGTTAGCCCAACCTGAGAAGCGCCACATCATTACAACTCAGGTAGAACACCCCGCAGTCTTAAATGTCTGCAAGCAATTAGAAACCCAAGGCTACACTGTTACCTATCTTTCCGTAAATAGTCACGGGCAATTGGATCTAGATGAACTAGAAGCCTCACTGACAGGTAACACCGCCTTGGTGACAATTATGTATGCGAACAACGAAACCGGGACAGTCTTCCCCATTGAAGAAATTGGGAAGCGAGTTAAGGAACGTGGCGCAATCTTCCATGTGGATGCGGTGCAAGCAGTAGGTAAGATACCTCTGAATATGAAAACCAGCACCATCGATATGTTAACCATATCTGGTCACAAAATCCATGCACCCAAGGGTATTGGCGCTTTGTATGTGCGTCGAGGTGTGAGATTCCGTCCCTTGCTGATTGGTGGACACCAAGAACGTGGTCGTCGTGCAGGAACAGAAAATGTACCGGGAATTGTCGGTTTAGGAAAAGCCGCAGAGTTAGAATTAATTCATATCGAAACAGCGATTAAAAAAGAAACAAGGCTGCGCGATCGCCTAGAACAAACCTTACTCGCTAAAATCCCTGACTGCGAAGTTAACGGCGATATTACGCAGAGATTGCCCAACACCACCAACATCGGCTTCAAATACATCGAAGGCGAAGCGATTCTGCTCTCCTTGAACAAATATGGCATCTGTGCGTCGTCTGGTTCGGCTTGTACCTCTGGGTCGCTGGAACCATCCCACGTCCTCCGGGCAATGGGTTTACCATACACCACCCTCCACGGTTCGATTCGCTTCAGTCTTTGTCGCTACACTACAGAGGCTCAAATCGATCGCGTCATCGAAGTCATGCCCGAAATTGTCGAACGTCTCCGCGCCCTTTCCCCCTTTAAAAATGATGAAGCGGGTTGGTTGCAAGCCCAAGAACAGACATTGGCACATCGTTAA
- the xisF gene encoding fdxN element excision recombinase XisF, whose product MENWGYARVSGEEQQTDKGALRKQIERLRNAGCSKVYWDIQSRTTEVREGLQQLINDLKTSSTGKVKSLQFTRIDRIGSSSRLFYSLLEVLRSKGIKLIALDQGVDPDSLGGELTIDMLLAAAKFEVRMVTERLKSERRHRVNQGKSHRVAPLGYRIDKDKYIRDRSPCVCLLEGRRELTVSDLAQYIFHTFFECGSVAATVRKLHSDFGIETKVLNWNKLEKSSRIVGDDDLDKIAFTPNKTNHPLRYPWSGLRWSIPGLKALLVNPVYAGGLPFDTYVKSKGKRKHFDEWKVKWGTHDDEAIITCEEHERIKQMIRDNRNNRWAAREENEVNPFSNLLKCTHCGGSMTRHAKRVDKSGQAIYYYQCRLYKAGNCSNKNMISSKILDIQVMDLLAQEAERLANLVETDEPLIVEEPPEVKTLRASLNSLETLPASSAIEQIKNDLKEQIAIALGATNNASKQSLIAKERIIQAFAHKSYWQGLNAQDKRAILNGCVKKISVDGNFVTAIEYRY is encoded by the coding sequence ATGGAAAATTGGGGTTACGCGAGAGTGAGCGGTGAGGAACAGCAAACAGATAAAGGTGCGTTGCGTAAACAAATAGAACGCTTGCGTAATGCTGGATGTTCAAAAGTGTACTGGGATATTCAATCGCGGACAACTGAAGTCAGAGAAGGGCTACAACAATTAATTAATGACTTAAAGACATCTTCAACAGGTAAGGTAAAATCACTGCAATTTACCCGCATTGATCGCATCGGCTCATCATCGCGGTTGTTTTATTCATTGTTAGAGGTATTACGTTCCAAGGGAATTAAACTGATAGCCTTAGATCAAGGCGTTGACCCAGACAGCCTTGGCGGGGAACTAACAATTGATATGTTACTGGCTGCTGCCAAATTTGAGGTAAGAATGGTGACGGAGAGGTTAAAAAGCGAACGTCGTCATAGGGTGAACCAAGGAAAAAGTCACCGAGTTGCCCCATTAGGATACCGCATAGATAAAGATAAATATATACGCGATCGCTCACCATGTGTTTGCTTACTAGAAGGACGCAGAGAATTAACGGTGTCTGACTTAGCCCAGTATATTTTTCACACTTTTTTTGAGTGCGGTTCCGTTGCTGCTACTGTGCGTAAGCTGCACTCAGATTTTGGTATAGAAACAAAAGTTCTGAATTGGAACAAGCTAGAAAAATCTTCCCGGATTGTTGGCGACGACGACTTAGATAAAATTGCATTTACACCAAATAAAACTAACCACCCCTTGCGTTATCCCTGGTCTGGGCTAAGATGGTCAATCCCTGGTTTAAAAGCGTTATTAGTTAACCCTGTTTACGCCGGGGGTTTGCCCTTTGATACTTACGTTAAATCAAAAGGAAAACGCAAGCATTTTGACGAGTGGAAAGTAAAATGGGGAACCCACGACGATGAGGCAATCATTACCTGTGAGGAACATGAAAGAATAAAACAGATGATTCGAGACAATCGCAATAATCGATGGGCTGCAAGAGAAGAAAACGAAGTAAACCCATTTTCTAATTTACTTAAATGTACCCATTGCGGCGGCTCAATGACACGCCACGCCAAACGTGTAGATAAGAGTGGACAAGCTATCTATTATTATCAGTGCCGATTGTATAAAGCTGGCAACTGTAGCAATAAAAATATGATTTCATCCAAAATATTAGATATCCAAGTAATGGATTTATTGGCACAAGAAGCCGAACGTTTAGCAAATTTGGTGGAAACAGATGAGCCGCTTATTGTAGAAGAACCCCCAGAAGTAAAAACGCTGCGCGCATCCCTGAATAGTCTGGAAACATTGCCAGCAAGTTCAGCAATTGAACAAATTAAAAATGACCTCAAAGAACAGATTGCGATCGCACTAGGAGCAACCAATAATGCTTCTAAACAATCTCTGATTGCCAAGGAAAGAATTATACAAGCTTTTGCTCATAAAAGTTACTGGCAAGGACTAAACGCTCAAGATAAACGAGCAATCCTCAATGGTTGCGTAAAAAAAATCTCCGTAGATGGTAACTTTGTTACAGCTATTGAGTATCGTTACTAG
- a CDS encoding Uma2 family endonuclease codes for MVAISQQPPKMTIEEYLAWEPLQDLRYEYVNGEVFAMTGGTIPHNDIALNFYRALYPHLRARGCRVNVSDVKVQVTPQSPYYYPDVIVSCDPQDINARRFIQNPKIIAEVLSPGTSGKDRGEKFTNYLKIPSLQEYLLIDSETISVERYCRGEGRMWLYYPYTEGDTITLSSIEFELAIALLYEGVILGTEAE; via the coding sequence ATGGTAGCCATCTCTCAACAACCGCCAAAAATGACCATTGAGGAATATCTCGCATGGGAACCCCTGCAAGACCTCCGCTACGAATATGTTAACGGCGAAGTTTTTGCAATGACGGGTGGTACAATTCCCCACAATGACATTGCACTTAATTTTTACAGAGCCTTATACCCACACTTACGAGCTAGAGGTTGTCGAGTGAATGTGTCAGACGTGAAAGTGCAAGTTACACCTCAAAGTCCATACTATTACCCTGATGTTATTGTCAGCTGCGACCCTCAAGACATCAATGCGCGTAGATTTATTCAAAACCCCAAAATAATTGCCGAAGTTCTCTCCCCTGGTACAAGCGGTAAGGATAGGGGCGAAAAATTCACCAATTACCTGAAAATCCCTTCTTTGCAAGAATATTTACTAATTGATTCAGAAACAATCTCCGTAGAACGCTACTGTCGGGGAGAGGGCAGAATGTGGCTTTACTACCCCTACACAGAGGGAGATACGATTACCCTATCCAGCATCGAATTTGAATTGGCGATCGCCCTACTGTACGAAGGGGTTATCTTGGGAACAGAAGCAGAATAG
- a CDS encoding XisH family protein yields the protein MARDLFHNIVRTALEKDGWTITDDPLSIRCGGVDVQIDLGAERLIAAEKAGEKIAVEIKSFASASKISEFHTTLGQFINYRIVLRTEDPERILYLAVPLVTYNDFFSLPFTQTVVQETKILLLIYNIETEEIVQWLN from the coding sequence ATGGCGAGAGATTTATTCCATAACATCGTGAGAACAGCTCTAGAAAAAGACGGGTGGACAATTACAGACGACCCGTTAAGTATTCGTTGCGGTGGGGTAGATGTGCAAATTGATTTAGGTGCAGAACGCCTCATTGCCGCAGAAAAAGCTGGGGAGAAAATAGCAGTTGAAATTAAAAGTTTCGCCAGTGCCTCAAAGATATCAGAATTTCATACAACCTTGGGGCAATTTATCAACTATCGCATTGTCCTACGGACAGAAGACCCAGAACGAATTTTATATTTGGCAGTACCTTTAGTAACCTATAACGATTTTTTTAGCTTGCCCTTTACTCAAACAGTCGTGCAGGAAACCAAAATTTTACTACTGATTTACAACATTGAAACGGAGGAAATAGTGCAATGGCTAAATTAG
- a CDS encoding XisI protein, whose protein sequence is MAKLDEYRLKVQQILEKYAQYKPSYGDVEIELIFDTQRDHYQVISIGWNQQKRVYGPIMHLDIRNEKIWIQQNTTEVDIAAELIEMNVPKQDIVIGFHTPKMRQMTSFSVG, encoded by the coding sequence ATGGCTAAATTAGATGAATATCGCTTAAAAGTGCAGCAAATTTTAGAGAAATATGCACAGTATAAACCTAGTTATGGTGATGTAGAAATCGAGCTAATATTTGATACACAACGTGACCATTACCAAGTTATCAGTATCGGTTGGAATCAACAAAAACGGGTTTATGGCCCTATCATGCACCTAGATATCAGAAATGAAAAAATCTGGATTCAGCAAAATACTACTGAAGTAGATATTGCTGCGGAATTAATAGAAATGAATGTACCTAAACAAGATATTGTCATTGGCTTCCATACGCCAAAAATGCGTCAAATGACTAGTTTTTCTGTGGGATAA
- a CDS encoding site-specific integrase, with protein sequence MPKSDALIITVSEGSRVSQPENAYELLKEFEKHLNQEHPNQSYSIFNQSETSVYRYTLPGWGSPHIQGKKITQAEKIAAQEFAKKISLKEFQNALKIQQKVFDDLKIPKSIQRNYRAILNRIIQFSQKYVVLQNESATQSQTSTAHHPLWRKGCNADIVKTTNKQWQPRFGLGCIPEDIVSDVLEKQLLDLEDFGIDILGIRATTVKLNTSRIKQILGAKPCRQCVASTAELNINTLIPFVPIRTGLRTLPIDSSLAQRLIQQEELKEQARQAAIKCQSDIKRLLRWYREERKVSPGMEQGVILVHIFVAKFLYRNETDKLQAEDYEDIPVIIMLRQLLREVIKRVDTATPAIDVDKKWLDWPEWLSLVETLRQEATVVVYVRPDREQPSGLRVLRGIGQSLQIFLLCSFWAFLPPDRQRTVRELEEGKSLVWKDDKWQIHLTSGATKIDNEEEWIPIPNVKFQDGTCLYQYFQAWLHDYKALPSYANLPWEGGLRAVFTPEHSFCFTMVDSGKPLTANAVRDYVKRRAYRLTKKAITPHLTRSMYITYLEENGVPENLMVSTAKSMHHSRATQRKHYDKRQQSKKMQPGLDLAVQLAQSILHK encoded by the coding sequence ATGCCAAAATCAGATGCTCTAATTATTACGGTTTCAGAAGGGTCACGGGTTAGTCAACCTGAAAATGCTTATGAATTGCTAAAAGAATTTGAAAAACACCTAAATCAAGAACACCCTAATCAAAGCTACAGCATATTCAATCAATCTGAAACTTCTGTCTATCGCTATACTCTGCCTGGATGGGGAAGTCCTCATATCCAAGGTAAAAAAATCACACAAGCAGAAAAAATCGCTGCTCAGGAATTCGCCAAGAAAATATCTTTGAAAGAGTTCCAAAATGCCTTAAAAATTCAGCAAAAAGTATTTGATGACTTAAAAATTCCCAAAAGTATTCAACGAAATTACCGAGCTATTCTCAACAGAATTATCCAGTTTTCTCAAAAATATGTTGTTCTGCAAAATGAGTCAGCTACACAATCTCAGACATCAACTGCTCACCATCCACTTTGGAGAAAAGGCTGTAATGCAGATATAGTGAAAACTACTAACAAACAATGGCAACCAAGATTTGGACTTGGCTGTATCCCAGAAGATATAGTTTCTGATGTTTTGGAGAAACAACTACTTGACTTGGAAGACTTTGGCATAGATATATTGGGGATCAGAGCTACAACTGTTAAGCTGAATACCAGCAGAATTAAACAAATTTTAGGTGCCAAACCTTGTCGTCAGTGCGTTGCTTCTACAGCAGAACTCAATATCAACACATTAATTCCCTTTGTTCCCATCCGCACGGGTCTACGAACACTACCTATTGATAGTTCACTAGCTCAACGATTAATTCAACAAGAGGAATTAAAAGAACAAGCAAGGCAGGCAGCAATTAAATGTCAGAGCGATATCAAACGATTACTGCGCTGGTATCGGGAAGAGCGGAAAGTTTCACCTGGTATGGAGCAGGGCGTTATACTTGTCCACATTTTCGTTGCTAAATTCTTATATCGTAATGAAACTGACAAGCTTCAAGCAGAGGACTATGAAGATATCCCTGTGATTATCATGTTACGTCAACTCTTAAGGGAGGTGATAAAGCGGGTAGATACGGCTACTCCTGCCATTGATGTAGACAAGAAATGGTTAGACTGGCCAGAGTGGTTAAGTTTGGTAGAGACATTGCGTCAGGAAGCTACCGTAGTAGTCTATGTACGCCCAGACAGAGAACAGCCTTCCGGATTACGTGTGCTTCGTGGCATAGGGCAAAGTCTTCAGATTTTCTTGTTATGTAGTTTTTGGGCTTTCTTGCCACCAGACCGTCAAAGAACTGTGCGAGAGCTAGAGGAAGGGAAAAGTTTAGTTTGGAAAGATGATAAATGGCAAATTCACCTGACCTCTGGTGCTACGAAGATTGACAATGAAGAGGAATGGATTCCTATACCCAATGTCAAGTTTCAGGATGGTACTTGTTTGTATCAATATTTCCAGGCTTGGTTGCATGATTACAAAGCTTTACCTAGTTATGCCAACCTGCCCTGGGAAGGGGGATTAAGAGCAGTGTTTACTCCAGAGCATAGTTTCTGTTTCACAATGGTTGACAGTGGTAAACCCCTAACAGCAAATGCCGTTCGTGATTATGTCAAGCGCAGAGCTTATCGATTGACTAAAAAAGCAATTACGCCACATCTAACTCGTTCCATGTACATCACATACTTAGAAGAAAATGGTGTGCCAGAAAACTTAATGGTGTCTACTGCTAAATCTATGCACCACAGTCGGGCTACACAACGTAAGCATTACGATAAGCGTCAGCAGTCTAAGAAAATGCAGCCAGGACTTGATTTGGCTGTCCAACTTGCACAGTCTATTCTGCACAAGTAA
- a CDS encoding CHAT domain-containing protein: MFRSHSLSNLGELYFSLGRYEEAQQKYVETLAMRKRLLGDEHPDVAFSLNNLATVLAATNHPEEALSHRIEASNINDQIIRNIFAFSSESDRLSFLDKIRNNFDLFLSLVCNHLANSNRAKLAALDFVLKRKALTASALAAQNQAFYNGRYPQLQEKFSQLRDLSNQIIHLTFAVPETDDLATYQDNIRQLQSRHNHLQKQLAAQVPEIQLSEQVFDCQAIAAALPHNSILVEFVRFDVFDFQAVSANGETQWHPARYLAFILTAGKPNAVQMIDLGVADTIDRLIQAFRLQASDYTLPTLAWGKAPKLRVKSYNPTPAIELSQALLEPIRGLVKDCRHLIIAPDGNLNLVPFQVLPIDATSSRLLMDEYTISYLGVGREILRSKFQPSTGSISAPLIIADPDFDLSGTGDWENNTRLDVRSLQLSNQFTETGLLRAPGTRFLGESVAKKLPDAKLYLGAEALETRLTNSNCPKIMLIATHGLFQSDSQAQPVTKRRNLLSMERQRTTKVENPMLRSGLALAGANTWLAGGTLPLAAGKGFVFAQDIANLDLWANELTVLSACDTARGDIKIGEGVFGLRRAFAVAGTKTLVMSLWSVPDKVTALLMERFFDNLQSGMSRSEALDSAQNYIRNITVKELRASALGLEVLKELLAVKELSANSRIDCQEDDTPLEHPFYWGAWICQGNTNPLVN; the protein is encoded by the coding sequence ATATTCCGAAGCCATAGTCTGAGTAATCTGGGAGAGTTATATTTTTCCCTGGGACGCTATGAAGAAGCACAACAGAAGTATGTAGAAACTTTGGCGATGAGAAAACGCCTGTTGGGAGATGAGCATCCTGATGTTGCATTTAGCTTAAATAATCTCGCAACAGTGTTAGCTGCGACTAACCACCCAGAGGAAGCTTTATCTCATCGCATCGAAGCCAGTAACATTAATGATCAGATTATACGTAATATATTTGCTTTTAGTTCAGAGAGCGATCGCCTCTCATTTCTTGATAAAATTCGCAATAACTTTGACTTATTTCTTTCCTTAGTCTGCAACCATCTTGCTAACTCAAATCGAGCAAAACTAGCAGCCTTAGATTTTGTTCTCAAACGTAAAGCCTTAACCGCCTCGGCTCTAGCGGCTCAAAATCAAGCATTCTATAACGGCCGTTACCCGCAATTACAAGAAAAATTTAGCCAACTGCGTGATTTAAGCAATCAAATTATCCATCTCACTTTTGCAGTTCCCGAAACAGATGACTTAGCTACATACCAAGATAATATAAGACAACTGCAAAGCAGACATAACCACTTACAAAAACAATTAGCTGCACAAGTTCCGGAAATTCAGCTATCTGAACAAGTTTTTGATTGTCAGGCGATCGCCGCAGCGTTACCACATAACTCTATTTTAGTTGAGTTCGTGCGTTTTGACGTATTTGATTTTCAGGCAGTTTCAGCGAATGGAGAAACACAATGGCATCCGGCGCGATATTTAGCATTTATTTTAACAGCCGGGAAACCAAATGCTGTGCAGATGATAGATTTAGGCGTAGCTGATACCATCGATAGATTGATTCAGGCATTTCGTTTACAAGCATCTGACTATACCCTGCCTACACTCGCTTGGGGTAAAGCACCAAAGCTGCGAGTCAAATCATATAATCCCACACCTGCAATAGAACTGAGTCAAGCCCTATTGGAACCTATTCGGGGTTTAGTGAAAGATTGCAGACATCTGATTATTGCACCCGATGGTAATTTAAACTTAGTGCCATTTCAGGTATTGCCGATTGATGCTACAAGTTCACGTTTATTAATGGATGAGTATACCATTAGTTATCTAGGTGTCGGGCGAGAAATTCTGCGTAGCAAATTTCAGCCATCAACAGGTTCTATCTCTGCACCATTAATTATCGCTGATCCTGATTTCGATTTATCGGGGACTGGGGATTGGGAAAACAATACTCGGCTTGATGTGCGAAGTTTGCAACTAAGTAATCAGTTTACAGAAACAGGTTTACTCCGCGCACCTGGAACAAGATTTTTAGGGGAAAGCGTGGCGAAAAAACTGCCTGATGCCAAATTATACTTAGGTGCAGAGGCACTAGAAACCCGCTTAACAAATAGCAATTGTCCCAAAATCATGCTAATTGCGACTCATGGCTTATTCCAAAGCGATTCCCAGGCGCAACCAGTCACGAAAAGACGCAATCTATTAAGTATGGAACGTCAGCGCACAACCAAGGTAGAAAATCCTATGTTGCGTTCTGGACTGGCTCTAGCGGGTGCTAATACTTGGCTGGCTGGTGGAACATTACCATTAGCCGCAGGTAAAGGCTTTGTGTTTGCCCAAGATATTGCCAATTTAGATTTGTGGGCGAATGAATTGACGGTTCTTTCTGCCTGCGATACGGCTAGAGGAGATATTAAAATTGGCGAAGGCGTGTTTGGGTTGCGTCGCGCTTTTGCAGTGGCGGGTACAAAAACTCTGGTGATGAGCCTCTGGTCTGTTCCTGACAAAGTAACTGCCTTACTTATGGAGCGTTTCTTTGATAATTTACAATCTGGGATGAGTCGGTCTGAGGCTTTAGATTCTGCTCAGAATTATATACGTAACATTACAGTTAAAGAACTGCGCGCATCAGCTTTGGGTCTGGAAGTTTTGAAAGAACTTTTGGCAGTCAAAGAGTTATCTGCAAATAGTAGAATTGATTGTCAAGAAGATGACACACCCTTAGAGCATCCCTTTTACTGGGGAGCTTGGATTTGTCAGGGAAATACAAATCCATTGGTGAACTAA